In Actinomycetota bacterium, the sequence ACTGCCTGCCCTACGCACCCATCGCCGACTCTGCTGGTGCGAAGTGGACGTCCGCTGAGATCGTTGAACGTCCGTTCCTCGACTGTCGTGCCCTGGAGGGCCTGCTGCAGAACAGCGGCGTCAACGCCGGATGGGACGGGCTCGATGACTGTGTCGCCCTCCTCGCGATCAAACCCATATCCCGTGATTCCGCCGGCTGTAGCACTCGGTGCTCCGTACCGTCGGCGGATCAAGCTCGTGTCGTCTGGGACACTCCGAGAAGATGCGGGCGGCGCTGCGTAGTCGAATCCACGGTCGGTCATGCAAGCTTCGATAGCACGGGCTTGGAGAACTTCCAGCGCTGCATGGAACCTGTAGGACTCAGCCAGAAACGGCAACAGAGGGAGTGTCGGGGCATCTGACTTGGGCAGCGTAGAAGTACTCGACACGATCGACGTCGATGACGACGTGGTGTCGGTGCCACCCTGACGATCTTGCTCGCTGACCTGGCTGCTCGAGGTAGAGCAGCCTGCGATCGAGAACGCTAGCAAGCCGACTGCCAGCGACCTCAGCAACTAGTCACGTCCCAGCGGGCGAAGCTTCGCAGGTTGTTGCTGCTGCTCGGATACAACGTGTCGCCAGTGTAGAGATAGGTTCCAGTTCCTGAGTAACAAGTTCCCGTCCAGACCCTGATCGTGTAGGTCGGGAGATTGTTCGTTACTCGGTACGTGTTGGCTGACGAGCCGCTGAGATTGCCGACGATGTAGTCATCGAGATACTTGTCCTGGTAGAACCCGGAGTAGCTTCGAAGATCGGAATCTCTGGTCGGTGTTCCGTTGCTGTAGGACAAGCTGCCCCCAAGCCAGCGGCAGAAGTTGACGTATCCCGCGTACTGGAGGCCGCCGCAGTTCGTCGTCGATGCGGAACTCCGCGACCACGTGGTCTGGTCGGCCGCCGACGCCGGCACACCGATTGCTAGCAGGCTGGACACGAGAACGGTGGCCAACCCGCAGCGCCGCCACCGACGACGGGATTCTGTTGCGTTCCTATCCATCGCTCCTCCTTTGGATGCTCCTCTAAGCGTTAAGTGTCGAGTCGCCAGCGATTGTGCCTCTGGAGCCGGCGTCCTCACGCGAGATCACGACCACCGTCATCTGCTGGCGTCGATCGACCGGTCGTAGCAGACGCTGTCTCCTCGATCGCGAACACGTGCCTCCTCCGCTGCCCATCGGACCGGCACCTCGGCAGGGCCGACCCGTCGGGGGTCGGTGTCGGCGATGGCTGAAGGCTGGGCAAACCACCCCGCTACCTGGCGACCGCTCCACTACGGTGCGGGCATGCGCCGACGATGGTGACCTGCCCGTGCTCCTCCCGGACGACCGACCCGTTCCGTCGTGTCCGTCGTCCATCTGAGGAGATCTCCCCATGTCCGTTCACTCGGCGCCTCGCGCCGTGCTCACCGCCGGCATTGGCGTGGTCCGATGCGCGCTCGTCGTCCGATTGCTCGACGAGTGGTGGTCGTACCTGCCTGCCGGCACCATCGACGACCAGGTCGGCGACCTCGGCCTGTCGTACGGCCAGTCGGGCTGGCTGCTCGCGCTGTTGACACTCGGCGGGCTGGTCGGCTCGCCCGTGGCTGCCCTTGCCGACCGTGGACACCGCCGGGTGCTCGCCGTTGGCGGCACCTTGACCATCGCGGTCGCGCTGATGGCCTTCGCGGCAGCCGCTCCGTTCCCGGTGCTCGTCGTCGCCGCGCTCGCTCTCGGCGGCGCGAAGCGACGTGATGCTGCGCCCCCTCGAGTCGTCTCTCGCCGAACTGGCCGATGGTCGGCTCGATCGCCTCCTCGGCCGCCAGCACCTGATCACCTGGCTCGGCGACTTCGTGTCGCCCGCACTGCTGGCCCTCGGCGCGGCCACCGTGCTCGGCTGGCGCGGCGTGTTCGCGCTGACCGCCGCAGTGTTCGTCGGGTTCGCTTTCGTGCTCGTCGCGGTGCGCTTCCCGTCGCCGCCGAGCGGTGACGACGAGGACGAGATCGCCGGATCTGTCCGCGCGATCCTGCGCCACCCGGAGCTGTGGTGGCTGACCGGTGCCGAGTTCGTGCTGCTACCGCTCGACGAGACCTTCCTCGGCTTCGCTGTCGCACGATCGGCCGCCGACGGGTCGAGCGCAGCCGCGCAACTCCTCGCCGGTGGTGTGGTGGCCGGCGGCATCGCCGGGTCGCTGGTGATCTCCCGCCGCGGCCTCGACCGCCGTCGGGTGTCGATCGGGTGTGCGCTGGTGGTGATCGGAGCGGTGACGGTGGCGGCTCTGCCGGCGATGCTCGCCCAGATGGTCGGCTTCGCGGCGCTCGGGTACGGCACCGCGGTGGTGTGGGCGAAGGTGCACCACCGCAGCCTGACGCTGATGCCGCACCGGTCGGCCACGGTGCCGACGATGGTGGGACTGCTCAGCACGCCGGCGCTTGTGATCCCGGTGGCGATGGGTGTCGTCGCGGACGAAGCGTCGATCACCGCTGCGCTGGCGGGGGCGGCTGCGCTCTCCGTGCTGCTCGCGGCTGCGGTGTTGCGTCTCGGTGGTGACACCGTCGCGGCCGACGAGCTTGACGAGCTCGACTGATCGACGTGGCAGACCAGAGACCACTATCCGACGCACCTTCCAGCTCGATCCGCGTGCATGGCGGTTCTCCGACGACCAGTCCCGATGATCCAACTGCTGGGCCAGAACGCTCGACGTGCGTCCTCGTGGGGGGTTGGTCGTGCTCGTGGGCGGGGGTGCTTGACGTCACACGACGTGGCCGCCACAGAAGACCAATTTCTTGCTGGCGCCGCCGACCAGGGCCGAGCCTCAGGGATTCATTTGACTACTCGGCCACCAGCCGGGGAGTCAGGTGGTAGACACTGCTCCGGTATCCCAGCCAGCCAGCATCGAGGGGACGAAACGCTAGCGTTTGTGTTGCCGGGGTAAACGGTTCCTCCGCTGGTGGTGTCGTAAAAGCGGGCCGAGCACGGTCCGATCTGGTAGCTCGACGTGACGTTGCTGAATCCGTATGGCGACAGGCTGATCGTCACTCCACGTGCTCAACGCCAAGGTGTTCCCGGTGTAACTGCTGCCGGTGTAGAGGTAGAGGGGCCCTCCCCACCCGACCAAGAGCACCAGTGGCTGAGTGTCCAGCTCTTCAACGCGGTTCATCTCCCCCTTTGTGCGATAGCAACGAGTGCCATCGTCGTCGCTGAGACACGCGTGTGCGTCGCCCCACCCGTCGGCCAGCCGAATCCGGCCGCCTTCGAATGACGCGACGACACTCTCTGGTGCGATAGCGAGATCAGCAGCGGTCGCGG encodes:
- a CDS encoding MFS transporter, with product MSVHSAPRAVLTAGIGVVRCALVVRLLDEWWSYLPAGTIDDQVGDLGLSYGQSGWLLALLTLGGLVGSPVAALADRGHRRVLAVGGTLTIAVALMAFAAAAPFPVLVVAALALGGAKRRDAAPPRVVSRRTGRWSARSPPRPPAPDHLARRLRVARTAGPRRGHRARLARRVRADRRSVRRVRFRARRGALPVAAER